One part of the Arabidopsis thaliana chromosome 1 sequence genome encodes these proteins:
- the ATRX gene encoding P-loop containing nucleoside triphosphate hydrolases superfamily protein (ATRX; FUNCTIONS IN: helicase activity, DNA binding, nucleic acid binding, ATP binding; EXPRESSED IN: 24 plant structures; EXPRESSED DURING: 15 growth stages; CONTAINS InterPro DOMAIN/s: DEAD-like helicase, N-terminal (InterPro:IPR014001), DNA/RNA helicase, C-terminal (InterPro:IPR001650), Helicase, superfamily 1/2, ATP-binding domain (InterPro:IPR014021), SNF2-related (InterPro:IPR000330); BEST Arabidopsis thaliana protein match is: homolog of RAD54 (TAIR:AT3G19210.1); Has 31658 Blast hits to 23484 proteins in 2032 species: Archae - 346; Bacteria - 7271; Metazoa - 9089; Fungi - 4970; Plants - 2206; Viruses - 434; Other Eukaryotes - 7342 (source: NCBI BLink).), translated as MEANEESLKGKIEKLEGKEVIVESKEDEMDIIIEENREAEQEVMEVKARDGRGEQNDVLMEENNNQGEQKDEEMQDASSRSESSDFNSDEDEQILSRRDDELDLEKPLSEEEIDELISDLLAVESKAAEAQEALEKESLSKVESEVREELAQALRGDELDEAVAAEMMTFKDEWEATLDELETESATLLEQLDGAGIELPKLYEMIESQAPNGCYTEAWKQRAHWVGTQVTKETVESLANAERFLHTHRPVRKRHGKLLEEGASGFLEKKLADGAVKESLAGTSELDWSSLNKVFSEKRDESVSFGSKQWASVYLASTPHQAAAMGLEFPGVNEVEEIEEIDASLADPFLADAIDNERELALTEEQKTNYIRVKEEDDITCDRVLQLRLKRKRRKKRSKQVIRCAAENMDDDSVYLDGNNTTPNFAKDQVKSPETSTQVHNSEVNIEENGNFSNSDVDKMTPSTHINVDAKRDDSQNPANNFRCTACNKVAVEVHSHPLLEVIVCMDCKRSIEDRVSKVDDSLERHCEWCGHIADLIDCRTCEKLFCASCIKRNIGEEYMSEAQSSGWDCCCCSPIPLQRLTLELEKAMRDKKSIELSSDSSSDSSSDNNSVDTDADVNVTISSKKKSKKKIRRIIDDAELGKDTRTKIAIEKARQERLRSLQFSARYKTISSMGDVKSIPEGAEVEVLGDAHSGYIVNVVREIGEEAVRVPRSISAKLKVHQVTGIRFMWENIIQSISRVKSGDKGLGCILAHTMGLGKTFQVIAFLYTAMRCVDLGLKTALIVTPVNVLHNWRSEFEKWMPSEVKPLRIFMLGDVSRYKFFYERNFWGVKDLNAARGICNALRDGPDILVCDEAHIIKNTKADTTQALKQVKCQRRIALTGSPLQNNLMEYYCMVDFVREGFLGSSPEFRNRFQNPIENGQHMNSTAEDVKIMNQRSHILYEQLKGFVQRMDMNVVKKDLPPKTVFVISVKLSPLQRILYQRFLELYGFSDGRTDERMRKNFFAAYQVLAQILNHPGIPQLRSEDSKNGRRGSIVDIPDDCSSDENIDYNMVTGEKQRTMNDLQDKVDGYLQKDWWVDLLQKNNYKVSDFSGKMILLLDILSMSADVGDKALVFSQSIPTLDLIELYLSRVPRHGKQGKFWKKGKDWYRIDGKTESSERQKLVDRFNEPDNKRVKCTLISTRAGSLGINLYAANRVIIVDGSWNPTYDLQAIFRAWRYGQKKPVFAYRLMARGTIEEKIYKRQVTKEGLAARVVDRQQVHRTISKEEMLHLFEFDDDDEKSEAVTEISKQNEAGHSNLVEQAILWTKKATLSRVGGDKLMENLLQRHGPNWISSFHEHETLLQENEEERLTKEEKDMAWEVYRRALEWEEVQRVPFSESPVVPKPSPSTQTEPLPQPKGFNRSRFVNRNCTRIAHQLTLISQGLKVGSSTVCGECGRVIRWEDVIPASKLSAVIVN; from the exons ATGGAGGCAAACGAAGAAAGTTTGAAGGGAAAAATTGAAAAGCTAGAGGGAAAGGAGGTTATTGTGGAGTCAAAAGAGGATGAGATGGATAtaataatagaagaaaataggGAAGCAGAACAGGAGGTAATGGAGGTGAAAGCAAGAGATGGAAGAGGGGAGCAAAATGATGTACTGatggaagaaaacaacaatcagGGTGAGCAAAAAGATGAGGAGATGCAAGATGCTTCTAGTAGATCTGAAAGTTCTGACTTCAATTCAGATGAAGATGAACAAATTCTGTCCCGGCGTGATGATGAGTTGGATCTTGAG AAACCTTTGAGCGAGGAAGAAATAGATGAGTTAATTTCAGATCTTCTGGCAGTTGAGAGCAAG GCTGCAGAAGCTCAAGAAGCACTCGAAAAGGAGTCTCTTTCTAAAGTAGAGAGTGAAGTTAGGGAGGAATTAGCACAAGCACTCCGTGGTGATGAg TTGGATGAAGCTGTTGCTGCTGAAATGATGACTTTTAAAGACGAATGGGAGGCAACTCTTGATGAGCTTGAAACAGAAAGTGCAACCTTGTTG GAGCAACTTGATGGTGCTGGAATCGAGCTTCCAAAATTGTACGAAATGATAGAAAGTCAAGCCCCTAATGGTTGCTACACTGAAGCTTGGAAGCAAAGAGCCCATTGGGTTGGTACTCAGGTGACAAAAGAAACTGTGGAATCATTGGCTAACGCTGAGAGGTTTCTGCACACTCATCGGCCTGTCCGAAA ACGACATGGAAAACTTTTGGAGGAGGGAGCTAGTGGTTTTCTGGAGAAAAAACTCGCTGATGGTGCTGTTAAAGAATCTCTAGCTGGAACATCTGAGCTTGACTGGTCGTCTCTAAACAAAGTGTTTTCGGAAAAAAGGGATGAGTCTGTTTCCTTTGGTAGTAAGCAGTGGGCTTCTGTTTACTTGGCAAGCACTCCACACCAAGCTGCAGCCATGGGATTAGAATTTCCAGGAGTCAATGAG gTGGAGGAAATTGAAGAGATTGATGCAAGCTTAGCAGACCCATTTTTAGCTGATGCAATTGACAACGAAAGAGAACTTGCCCTTACTGAAGAACAAAAGACAAATTATATAAGG GTCAAAGAAGAGGATGATATAACTTGTGATCGTGTACTTCAACTTCGTTTGAAACGGAAAAGACGCAAGAAAAGATCTAAACAG GTTATTAGGTGTGCGGCAGAGAATATGGATGATGATTCTGTGTATTTGGATGGGAATAATACTACCCCAAATTTTGCCAAAGATCAAGTGAAAAGTCCGGAGACTAGCACTCAAGTTCATAATAGTGAAGTCAACATAGAGGAAAACGGGAATTTTTCTAATTCAGATGTAGATAAGATGACCCCCAGCACACATATTAATGTAGATGCCAAGAGAGATGATTCACAGAATCCAGCAAACAATTTTAGGTGTACTGCCTGTAATAAAGTAGCTGTGGAAGTGCATAGTCATCCCCTTTTAGAAGTAATAGTTTGCATGGATTGCAAACGTTCAATTGAAGATAGAGTTTCTAAG GTTGATGACTCTTTGGAACGTCATTGTGAATGGTGTGGTCATATTGCTGACTTAATAGATTGTAGGACATGCGAAAAACTTTTCTGTGCATCATGTATAAAGAGGAATATTGGTGAAGAATACATGTCTGAAGCTCAATCCTCTGGTTgggattgttgttgttgctctcCAATTCCCTTGCAAAGATTGACACTGGAACTGGAGAAAGCTATGAGAGATAAAAAGTCAATAGAATTGAGCTCTGATTCGAGTTCTGATTCCAGCTCTGATAACAATTCTGTTGATACAGATGCTGATGTCAATGTAACAATCAG ctcaaagaagaaatcgaaaaagaaaattcgGCGGATAATCGATGACGCTGAACTAGGGAAAGATACGAGAACAAAGATTGCAATCGAAAAg gCACGACAGGAGCGCCTTAGGTCCTTGCAGTTTTCTGCCAGATACAAAACAATTAGCTCTATGGGAGACGTGAAATCTATTCCAGAAGGTGCGGAAGTTGAGGTTCTTGGTGATGCTCACAGTGGTTACATAGTGAATGTGGTTAGGGAGATTGGTGAAGAAGCTGTGAGGGTTCCTCGTAGCATATCTGCCAAACTAAAAGTCCATCAG gtaaCAGGGATAAGATTTATGTGGGAAAATATTATTCAGTCTATCAGCAGAGTCAAGTCTGGTGATAAAGGTCTTGGTTGCATTCTAGCACATACAATGGGCCTGGGCAAAACTTTTCAG GTTATAGCATTCCTGTACACCGCAATGAGATGTGTTGATTTAGGGTTGAAAACTGCTCTTATTGTGACTCCTGTAAATGTGTTGCACAATTGGCGAAGTGAGTTTGAGAAGTGGATGCCTTCAGAAGTGAAACCGCTTCGCATTTTTATGCTTGGAGATGTTTCAAGGTATAAATTCTTCTATGAAAGAAACTTTTG GGGGGTGAAGGACTTAAATGCGGCCAGAGGGATCTGTAATGCCTTGAGG GATGGACCTGATATACTTGTTTGCGACGAGGCTCACATCATTAAGAACACCAAGGCTGACACAACGCAAGCATTGAAGCAAGTTAAATGCCAGAGAAGAATTGCCTTAACTGGCTCACCCCTTCAAAACAATCTCATGGAGTATTATTGT ATGGTTGATTTTGTGAGAGAAGGATTCTTGGGAAGTAGCCCTGAGTTTAGAAACCG CTTCCAAAATCCAATAGAAAACGGACAGCATATGAATTCAACTGCGGAGGATGTAAAAATTATGAACCAGAGGTCACACATTCTGTATGAGCAATTGAAAGGTTTTGTGCAAAGAATGGATATGAATGTGGTGAAAAAGGATCTGCCACCTAAAACAGTCTTCGTAATATCTGTCAAGCTATCTCCCTTGCAACGGATATTGTATCAGAGATTTCTTGAGCTTTATGGGTTCAGCGATGGAAGAACAGATGAAAGGATgagaaaaaacttttttgcTGCTTACCAGGTCTTGGCTCAG ATTTTGAATCATCCAGGGATTCCGCAATTAAGAAGTGAAGATAGCAAGAATGGTCGTCGTGGTAGCATTGTTGATATTCCAGATGACTGTTCAAGTGATGAAAATATAGACTACAACATGGTTACAGGAG agaaacagagaactaTGAATGATCTGCAGGATAAAGTTGATGGATACCTCCAGAAG GATTGGTGGGTCGACctacttcaaaaaaataattataaggTGTCGGACTTCAGTGGCAAAATGATTCTGCTATTGGATATTTTATCTATGAGTGCTGATGTGGGGGATAAGGCGCTTGTGTTTAGCCAGAGTATCCCGACATTGGATCTCATAGAACTTTATCTTTCAAGAGTACCTCGGCATGGGAAACAAGGAAAGTTCTGGAAAAAGGGGAAAGACTGGTATAG AATTGATGGAAAAACTGAAAGCTCAGAACGCCAGAAGTTGGTTGATAGGTTTAATGAGCCTGACAACAAAAGAGTGAAATGTACACTAATTTCAACCAGAGCGGGATCCCTTGGAATTAACCTTTATGCTGCTAACCGTGTGATCATCGTCGATGGTTCATGGAATCCAACCTATGATCTTCAAGCTATATTTCGAGCTTGGAG GTATGGCCAAAAGAAGCCCGTATTTGCGTACAGATTGATGGCACGTGGGactattgaagaaaaaatatataaacgtCAG GTAACCAAGGAAGGGCTAGCTGCGAGAGTAGTGGATAGACAACAAGTGCACAGGACTATCTCCAAAGAAGAGATGTTAcatctttttgaatttgacgatgatgatgaaaaatcTGAAGCCGTAACTGAGATAAGCAAGCAAAATGAAGCGGGACATAGCAATCTGGTGGAGCAAGCAATCTTGTGGACAAAGAAGGCCACTTTATCTCGTGTTGGTGGCGACAAATTGATGGAGAACTTACTACAGAGACACGGCCCCAA CTGGATTTCCAGTTTCCATGAGCACGAGACATTGCTAcaagagaatgaagaagaaagactgacaaaggaagaaaaagacatgGCCTGGGAAGTTTATAGGAGAGCACTTGAGTGGGAGGAAGTTCAACGGGTCCCATTCAGTGAATCTCCAGTGGTTCCAAAACCTTCTCCTTCCACACAAACAGAGCCCTTGCCCCAGCCAAAGGGGTTCAACAGGAGTCGTTTTGTAAACCGCAACTGCACTAGAATCGCGCACCAGCTTACACTCATAAGCCAAGGATTAAAAGTCGGCAGCAGCACAGTCTGTGGGGAGTGTGGGCGCGTCATAAGGTGGGAAGATGTTATACCCGCATCCAAACTTTCAGCGGTAATTGTAAACTAA
- the ATRX gene encoding P-loop containing nucleoside triphosphate hydrolases superfamily protein (ATRX; FUNCTIONS IN: helicase activity, DNA binding, nucleic acid binding, ATP binding; EXPRESSED IN: 24 plant structures; EXPRESSED DURING: 15 growth stages; CONTAINS InterPro DOMAIN/s: DEAD-like helicase, N-terminal (InterPro:IPR014001), DNA/RNA helicase, C-terminal (InterPro:IPR001650), Helicase, superfamily 1/2, ATP-binding domain (InterPro:IPR014021), SNF2-related (InterPro:IPR000330); BEST Arabidopsis thaliana protein match is: homolog of RAD54 (TAIR:AT3G19210.1).) has translation MEANEESLKGKIEKLEGKEVIVESKEDEMDIIIEENREAEQEVMEVKARDGRGEQNDVLMEENNNQGEQKDEEMQDASSRSESSDFNSDEDEQILSRRDDELDLEKPLSEEEIDELISDLLAVESKAAEAQEALEKESLSKVESEVREELAQALRGDELDEAVAAEMMTFKDEWEATLDELETESATLLEQLDGAGIELPKLYEMIESQAPNGCYTEAWKQRAHWVGTQVTKETVESLANAERFLHTHRPVRKRHGKLLEEGASGFLEKKLADGAVKESLAGTSELDWSSLNKVFSEKRDESVSFGSKQWASVYLASTPHQAAAMGLEFPGVNEVEEIEEIDASLADPFLADAIDNERELALTEEQKTNYIRVKEEDDITCDRVLQLRLKRKRRKKRSKQVIRCAAENMDDDSVYLDGNNTTPNFAKDQVKSPETSTQVHNSEVNIEENGNFSNSDVDKMTPSTHINVDAKRDDSQNPANNFRCTACNKVAVEVHSHPLLEVIVCMDCKRSIEDRVSKVDDSLERHCEWCGHIADLIDCRTCEKLFCASCIKRNIGEEYMSEAQSSGWDCCCCSPIPLQRLTLELEKAMRDKKSIELSSDSSSDSSSDNNSVDTDADVNVTISSKKKSKKKIRRIIDDAELGKDTRTKIAIEKARQERLRSLQFSARYKTISSMGDVKSIPEGAEVEVLGDAHSGYIVNVVREIGEEAVRVPRSISAKLKVHQVTGIRFMWENIIQSISRVKSGDKGLGCILAHTMGLGKTFQVIAFLYTAMRCVDLGLKTALIVTPVNVLHNWRSEFEKWMPSEVKPLRIFMLGDVSRERRFDLLTKWRKKGGVFLMGYTNFRNLSLGRGVKDLNAARGICNALRDGPDILVCDEAHIIKNTKADTTQALKQVKCQRRIALTGSPLQNNLMEYYCMVDFVREGFLGSSPEFRNRFQNPIENGQHMNSTAEDVKIMNQRSHILYEQLKGFVQRMDMNVVKKDLPPKTVFVISVKLSPLQRILYQRFLELYGFSDGRTDERMRKNFFAAYQVLAQILNHPGIPQLRSEDSKNGRRGSIVDIPDDCSSDENIDYNMVTGEKQRTMNDLQDKVDGYLQKDWWVDLLQKNNYKVSDFSGKMILLLDILSMSADVGDKALVFSQSIPTLDLIELYLSRVPRHGKQGKFWKKGKDWYRIDGKTESSERQKLVDRFNEPDNKRVKCTLISTRAGSLGINLYAANRVIIVDGSWNPTYDLQAIFRAWRYGQKKPVFAYRLMARGTIEEKIYKRQVTKEGLAARVVDRQQVHRTISKEEMLHLFEFDDDDEKSEAVTEISKQNEAGHSNLVEQAILWTKKATLSRVGGDKLMENLLQRHGPNWISSFHEHETLLQENEEERLTKEEKDMAWEVYRRALEWEEVQRVPFSESPVVPKPSPSTQTEPLPQPKGFNRSRFVNRNCTRIAHQLTLISQGLKVGSSTVCGECGRVIRWEDVIPASKLSAVIVN, from the exons ATGGAGGCAAACGAAGAAAGTTTGAAGGGAAAAATTGAAAAGCTAGAGGGAAAGGAGGTTATTGTGGAGTCAAAAGAGGATGAGATGGATAtaataatagaagaaaataggGAAGCAGAACAGGAGGTAATGGAGGTGAAAGCAAGAGATGGAAGAGGGGAGCAAAATGATGTACTGatggaagaaaacaacaatcagGGTGAGCAAAAAGATGAGGAGATGCAAGATGCTTCTAGTAGATCTGAAAGTTCTGACTTCAATTCAGATGAAGATGAACAAATTCTGTCCCGGCGTGATGATGAGTTGGATCTTGAG AAACCTTTGAGCGAGGAAGAAATAGATGAGTTAATTTCAGATCTTCTGGCAGTTGAGAGCAAG GCTGCAGAAGCTCAAGAAGCACTCGAAAAGGAGTCTCTTTCTAAAGTAGAGAGTGAAGTTAGGGAGGAATTAGCACAAGCACTCCGTGGTGATGAg TTGGATGAAGCTGTTGCTGCTGAAATGATGACTTTTAAAGACGAATGGGAGGCAACTCTTGATGAGCTTGAAACAGAAAGTGCAACCTTGTTG GAGCAACTTGATGGTGCTGGAATCGAGCTTCCAAAATTGTACGAAATGATAGAAAGTCAAGCCCCTAATGGTTGCTACACTGAAGCTTGGAAGCAAAGAGCCCATTGGGTTGGTACTCAGGTGACAAAAGAAACTGTGGAATCATTGGCTAACGCTGAGAGGTTTCTGCACACTCATCGGCCTGTCCGAAA ACGACATGGAAAACTTTTGGAGGAGGGAGCTAGTGGTTTTCTGGAGAAAAAACTCGCTGATGGTGCTGTTAAAGAATCTCTAGCTGGAACATCTGAGCTTGACTGGTCGTCTCTAAACAAAGTGTTTTCGGAAAAAAGGGATGAGTCTGTTTCCTTTGGTAGTAAGCAGTGGGCTTCTGTTTACTTGGCAAGCACTCCACACCAAGCTGCAGCCATGGGATTAGAATTTCCAGGAGTCAATGAG gTGGAGGAAATTGAAGAGATTGATGCAAGCTTAGCAGACCCATTTTTAGCTGATGCAATTGACAACGAAAGAGAACTTGCCCTTACTGAAGAACAAAAGACAAATTATATAAGG GTCAAAGAAGAGGATGATATAACTTGTGATCGTGTACTTCAACTTCGTTTGAAACGGAAAAGACGCAAGAAAAGATCTAAACAG GTTATTAGGTGTGCGGCAGAGAATATGGATGATGATTCTGTGTATTTGGATGGGAATAATACTACCCCAAATTTTGCCAAAGATCAAGTGAAAAGTCCGGAGACTAGCACTCAAGTTCATAATAGTGAAGTCAACATAGAGGAAAACGGGAATTTTTCTAATTCAGATGTAGATAAGATGACCCCCAGCACACATATTAATGTAGATGCCAAGAGAGATGATTCACAGAATCCAGCAAACAATTTTAGGTGTACTGCCTGTAATAAAGTAGCTGTGGAAGTGCATAGTCATCCCCTTTTAGAAGTAATAGTTTGCATGGATTGCAAACGTTCAATTGAAGATAGAGTTTCTAAG GTTGATGACTCTTTGGAACGTCATTGTGAATGGTGTGGTCATATTGCTGACTTAATAGATTGTAGGACATGCGAAAAACTTTTCTGTGCATCATGTATAAAGAGGAATATTGGTGAAGAATACATGTCTGAAGCTCAATCCTCTGGTTgggattgttgttgttgctctcCAATTCCCTTGCAAAGATTGACACTGGAACTGGAGAAAGCTATGAGAGATAAAAAGTCAATAGAATTGAGCTCTGATTCGAGTTCTGATTCCAGCTCTGATAACAATTCTGTTGATACAGATGCTGATGTCAATGTAACAATCAG ctcaaagaagaaatcgaaaaagaaaattcgGCGGATAATCGATGACGCTGAACTAGGGAAAGATACGAGAACAAAGATTGCAATCGAAAAg gCACGACAGGAGCGCCTTAGGTCCTTGCAGTTTTCTGCCAGATACAAAACAATTAGCTCTATGGGAGACGTGAAATCTATTCCAGAAGGTGCGGAAGTTGAGGTTCTTGGTGATGCTCACAGTGGTTACATAGTGAATGTGGTTAGGGAGATTGGTGAAGAAGCTGTGAGGGTTCCTCGTAGCATATCTGCCAAACTAAAAGTCCATCAG gtaaCAGGGATAAGATTTATGTGGGAAAATATTATTCAGTCTATCAGCAGAGTCAAGTCTGGTGATAAAGGTCTTGGTTGCATTCTAGCACATACAATGGGCCTGGGCAAAACTTTTCAG GTTATAGCATTCCTGTACACCGCAATGAGATGTGTTGATTTAGGGTTGAAAACTGCTCTTATTGTGACTCCTGTAAATGTGTTGCACAATTGGCGAAGTGAGTTTGAGAAGTGGATGCCTTCAGAAGTGAAACCGCTTCGCATTTTTATGCTTGGAGATGTTTCAAG gGAGAGAAGATTTGATTTGCTAACAAAGTGGCGAAAGAAGGGTGGAGTCTTTTTGATGGGatatacaaattttagaaACCTGTCTCTTGGGAGGGGGGTGAAGGACTTAAATGCGGCCAGAGGGATCTGTAATGCCTTGAGG GATGGACCTGATATACTTGTTTGCGACGAGGCTCACATCATTAAGAACACCAAGGCTGACACAACGCAAGCATTGAAGCAAGTTAAATGCCAGAGAAGAATTGCCTTAACTGGCTCACCCCTTCAAAACAATCTCATGGAGTATTATTGT ATGGTTGATTTTGTGAGAGAAGGATTCTTGGGAAGTAGCCCTGAGTTTAGAAACCG CTTCCAAAATCCAATAGAAAACGGACAGCATATGAATTCAACTGCGGAGGATGTAAAAATTATGAACCAGAGGTCACACATTCTGTATGAGCAATTGAAAGGTTTTGTGCAAAGAATGGATATGAATGTGGTGAAAAAGGATCTGCCACCTAAAACAGTCTTCGTAATATCTGTCAAGCTATCTCCCTTGCAACGGATATTGTATCAGAGATTTCTTGAGCTTTATGGGTTCAGCGATGGAAGAACAGATGAAAGGATgagaaaaaacttttttgcTGCTTACCAGGTCTTGGCTCAG ATTTTGAATCATCCAGGGATTCCGCAATTAAGAAGTGAAGATAGCAAGAATGGTCGTCGTGGTAGCATTGTTGATATTCCAGATGACTGTTCAAGTGATGAAAATATAGACTACAACATGGTTACAGGAG agaaacagagaactaTGAATGATCTGCAGGATAAAGTTGATGGATACCTCCAGAAG GATTGGTGGGTCGACctacttcaaaaaaataattataaggTGTCGGACTTCAGTGGCAAAATGATTCTGCTATTGGATATTTTATCTATGAGTGCTGATGTGGGGGATAAGGCGCTTGTGTTTAGCCAGAGTATCCCGACATTGGATCTCATAGAACTTTATCTTTCAAGAGTACCTCGGCATGGGAAACAAGGAAAGTTCTGGAAAAAGGGGAAAGACTGGTATAG AATTGATGGAAAAACTGAAAGCTCAGAACGCCAGAAGTTGGTTGATAGGTTTAATGAGCCTGACAACAAAAGAGTGAAATGTACACTAATTTCAACCAGAGCGGGATCCCTTGGAATTAACCTTTATGCTGCTAACCGTGTGATCATCGTCGATGGTTCATGGAATCCAACCTATGATCTTCAAGCTATATTTCGAGCTTGGAG GTATGGCCAAAAGAAGCCCGTATTTGCGTACAGATTGATGGCACGTGGGactattgaagaaaaaatatataaacgtCAG GTAACCAAGGAAGGGCTAGCTGCGAGAGTAGTGGATAGACAACAAGTGCACAGGACTATCTCCAAAGAAGAGATGTTAcatctttttgaatttgacgatgatgatgaaaaatcTGAAGCCGTAACTGAGATAAGCAAGCAAAATGAAGCGGGACATAGCAATCTGGTGGAGCAAGCAATCTTGTGGACAAAGAAGGCCACTTTATCTCGTGTTGGTGGCGACAAATTGATGGAGAACTTACTACAGAGACACGGCCCCAA CTGGATTTCCAGTTTCCATGAGCACGAGACATTGCTAcaagagaatgaagaagaaagactgacaaaggaagaaaaagacatgGCCTGGGAAGTTTATAGGAGAGCACTTGAGTGGGAGGAAGTTCAACGGGTCCCATTCAGTGAATCTCCAGTGGTTCCAAAACCTTCTCCTTCCACACAAACAGAGCCCTTGCCCCAGCCAAAGGGGTTCAACAGGAGTCGTTTTGTAAACCGCAACTGCACTAGAATCGCGCACCAGCTTACACTCATAAGCCAAGGATTAAAAGTCGGCAGCAGCACAGTCTGTGGGGAGTGTGGGCGCGTCATAAGGTGGGAAGATGTTATACCCGCATCCAAACTTTCAGCGGTAATTGTAAACTAA